Proteins encoded by one window of Papio anubis isolate 15944 chromosome 7, Panubis1.0, whole genome shotgun sequence:
- the AMN gene encoding protein amnionless isoform X2: MCNRPRCPHPTCLVTWVQWGKVSWSGARSRGEMGALGRVLLWLQLCALTHAASKLWVPNTDFDVAANWSQNRTPCAGGAVEFPADKMVSVLVREGHAVSDMLLPLDGELVLASGAGFGVSDVGSHPDCGAGDPAVFRDSDRFSWHDPHLWRSENEAPGLFFVDAERVPCRHDDVVFPPSASFRVGLGPGAGPVRVRSISALGRVSTAGREARVPSPRLGPPPPPRWSAHVGSEHSGDVSSWGWLRWGPGCPQTFTRDEDLAAFLSSRAGRLRFHGPGALSVGPEDCADPSGCVCGNAEAQPWICADLLQSLGGHCPQAACHGALRPQGQCCDLCGALVLLTHGPAFDLERYRARILDTFLGLPQYQGLQVAVSKVPRSPLLREADTEIQVVLVETGPETGGAGQLARALLADVAKHGEALGVLEATMRESGSHVWDSSAAGLAGGVAAALLLALLVLLLAPPLLRRAGRLRWRRQEAAPAGAPLGFHNPVFDMKASEELCQVQTGEQA; this comes from the exons ATGTGTAACAGACCCCGGTGCCCCCACCCGACCTGCCTGGTCACGTGGGTCCAGTGGGGCAAAGTCTCCTGGTCGGGCGCAAGGAGCAGAGGCGAGATGGGCGCCCTGGGCCGGGTCCTGCTGTGGCTGCAGCTCTGCG CACTGACCCATGCAGCCTCCAAACTCTGGGTCCCCAATACGGACTTCGACGTCGCAGCCAACTGGAGCCAGAACCGCACCCCATGCGCCGGCGGCGCCGTCGAGTTCCCGGCGGACAAG ATGGTGTCAGTCCTGGTGCGAGAAGGTCATGCCGTCTCAGACATG CTCCTGCCGCTGGATGGGGAACTCGTCTTGGCTTCAGGAGCCGGATTCGGCGTCTCAGACGTGGGCTCGCACCCGGACTGCGGCGCGG GCGACCCTGCGGTCTTCCGCGACTCTGACCGCTTCTCCTGGCATGACCCGCACCTGTGGCGCTCCGAGAACGAGGCACCTGGTCTCTTCTTCGTGGACGCCGAGCGCGTGCCCTGCCGCCACGACGACGTCGTCTTTCCGCCCAGTGCCTCCTTCCGCGTGGGGCTCGGCCCTGGCGCTGGCCCCGTGCGTGTCCGCAGCATCTCGGCTCTGGGCCGGGTGAGCACTGCGGGGAGGGAGGCTCGGGTCCCCTCTCCCCGCCTCGGcccgccgcccccgccccgcTGGTCTGCACACGTTGGGTCTGAGCACTCAGGTGATGTCTCTTCCTGGGGCTGGCTCCGGTGGGGACCCGGCTGCCCGCAGACGTTCACGCGCGACGAGGACCTGGCTGCTTTCCTGTCGTCCCGCGCGGGCCGCCTACGCTTCCACGGGCCGGGCGCTCTGAGCGTGGGCCCCGAGGACTGCGCTGACCCGTCGGGCTGCGTCTGCGGCAACGCGGAG GCACAACCGTGGATCTGCGCGGATCTGCTCCAGTCCCTGGGCGGCCACTGCCCCCAGGCCGCCTGCCATGGCGCCCTCCGACCCCAGGGGCAGTGCTGTGACCTCTGTG GAGCTCTTGTGTTGCTGACCCACGGTCCCGCATTTGACCTGGAGCGGTACCGGGCGAGGATACTGGACACCTTCCTGGGCCTG cctcagtaCCAGGGGCTGCAGGTGGCCGTATCCAAGGTGCCACGCTCGCCTCTGCTCCGCGAGGCCGATACGGAGATCCAGGTGGTGCTGGTGGAGACCGGGCCCGAGACGGGCGGCGCCGGGCAGCTGGCCCGGGCCCTCCTGGCGGACGTCGCCAAGCACG GCGAGGCCCTCGGCGTCCTGGAGGCGACCATGCGGGAGTCGGGCTCACATGTCTGGGACAGTTCCGCGGCTGGGCTGGCGGGAGGCGTGGCGGCTGCGCTGCTGCTGGCACTGCTGGTCCTGCTGCTGGCGCCGCCGCTGCTGCGCCGCGCGGGGAGGCTCAG GTGGAGGCGCCAGGAGGCGGCCCCGGCCGGGGCACCCCTCGGATTCCACAACCCGGTGTTCGACATGAAGGCCTCCGAGGAGCTG TGTCAGGTGCAAACTGGAGAGCAAGCCTGA
- the AMN gene encoding protein amnionless isoform X3 has product MCNRPRCPHPTCLVTWVQWGKVSWSGARSRGEMGALGRVLLWLQLCALTHAASKLWVPNTDFDVAANWSQNRTPCAGGAVEFPADKMVSVLVREGHAVSDMLLPLDGELVLASGAGFGVSDVGSHPDCGAGDPAVFRDSDRFSWHDPHLWRSENEAPGLFFVDAERVPCRHDDVVFPPSASFRVGLGPGAGPVRVRSISALGRTFTRDEDLAAFLSSRAGRLRFHGPGALSVGPEDCADPSGCVCGNAEAQPWICADLLQSLGGHCPQAACHGALRPQGQCCDLCGALVLLTHGPAFDLERYRARILDTFLGLPQYQGLQVAVSKVPRSPLLREADTEIQVVLVETGPETGGAGQLARALLADVAKHGEALGVLEATMRESGSHVWDSSAAGLAGGVAAALLLALLVLLLAPPLLRRAGRLRWRRQEAAPAGAPLGFHNPVFDMKASEELPLPQPLSLVPKAAADSTSHSYFVNPLFAGAEAEA; this is encoded by the exons ATGTGTAACAGACCCCGGTGCCCCCACCCGACCTGCCTGGTCACGTGGGTCCAGTGGGGCAAAGTCTCCTGGTCGGGCGCAAGGAGCAGAGGCGAGATGGGCGCCCTGGGCCGGGTCCTGCTGTGGCTGCAGCTCTGCG CACTGACCCATGCAGCCTCCAAACTCTGGGTCCCCAATACGGACTTCGACGTCGCAGCCAACTGGAGCCAGAACCGCACCCCATGCGCCGGCGGCGCCGTCGAGTTCCCGGCGGACAAG ATGGTGTCAGTCCTGGTGCGAGAAGGTCATGCCGTCTCAGACATG CTCCTGCCGCTGGATGGGGAACTCGTCTTGGCTTCAGGAGCCGGATTCGGCGTCTCAGACGTGGGCTCGCACCCGGACTGCGGCGCGG GCGACCCTGCGGTCTTCCGCGACTCTGACCGCTTCTCCTGGCATGACCCGCACCTGTGGCGCTCCGAGAACGAGGCACCTGGTCTCTTCTTCGTGGACGCCGAGCGCGTGCCCTGCCGCCACGACGACGTCGTCTTTCCGCCCAGTGCCTCCTTCCGCGTGGGGCTCGGCCCTGGCGCTGGCCCCGTGCGTGTCCGCAGCATCTCGGCTCTGGGCCGG ACGTTCACGCGCGACGAGGACCTGGCTGCTTTCCTGTCGTCCCGCGCGGGCCGCCTACGCTTCCACGGGCCGGGCGCTCTGAGCGTGGGCCCCGAGGACTGCGCTGACCCGTCGGGCTGCGTCTGCGGCAACGCGGAG GCACAACCGTGGATCTGCGCGGATCTGCTCCAGTCCCTGGGCGGCCACTGCCCCCAGGCCGCCTGCCATGGCGCCCTCCGACCCCAGGGGCAGTGCTGTGACCTCTGTG GAGCTCTTGTGTTGCTGACCCACGGTCCCGCATTTGACCTGGAGCGGTACCGGGCGAGGATACTGGACACCTTCCTGGGCCTG cctcagtaCCAGGGGCTGCAGGTGGCCGTATCCAAGGTGCCACGCTCGCCTCTGCTCCGCGAGGCCGATACGGAGATCCAGGTGGTGCTGGTGGAGACCGGGCCCGAGACGGGCGGCGCCGGGCAGCTGGCCCGGGCCCTCCTGGCGGACGTCGCCAAGCACG GCGAGGCCCTCGGCGTCCTGGAGGCGACCATGCGGGAGTCGGGCTCACATGTCTGGGACAGTTCCGCGGCTGGGCTGGCGGGAGGCGTGGCGGCTGCGCTGCTGCTGGCACTGCTGGTCCTGCTGCTGGCGCCGCCGCTGCTGCGCCGCGCGGGGAGGCTCAG GTGGAGGCGCCAGGAGGCGGCCCCGGCCGGGGCACCCCTCGGATTCCACAACCCGGTGTTCGACATGAAGGCCTCCGAGGAGCTG cccctgccccagccgCTCAGCCTGGTTCCGAAGGCTGCCGCAGACAGCACGAGCCACAGTTACTTCGTCAACCCACTGTTCGCCGGGGCTGAGGCCGAGGCCTGA
- the AMN gene encoding protein amnionless isoform X1: MCNRPRCPHPTCLVTWVQWGKVSWSGARSRGEMGALGRVLLWLQLCALTHAASKLWVPNTDFDVAANWSQNRTPCAGGAVEFPADKMVSVLVREGHAVSDMLLPLDGELVLASGAGFGVSDVGSHPDCGAGDPAVFRDSDRFSWHDPHLWRSENEAPGLFFVDAERVPCRHDDVVFPPSASFRVGLGPGAGPVRVRSISALGRVSTAGREARVPSPRLGPPPPPRWSAHVGSEHSGDVSSWGWLRWGPGCPQTFTRDEDLAAFLSSRAGRLRFHGPGALSVGPEDCADPSGCVCGNAEAQPWICADLLQSLGGHCPQAACHGALRPQGQCCDLCGALVLLTHGPAFDLERYRARILDTFLGLPQYQGLQVAVSKVPRSPLLREADTEIQVVLVETGPETGGAGQLARALLADVAKHGEALGVLEATMRESGSHVWDSSAAGLAGGVAAALLLALLVLLLAPPLLRRAGRLRWRRQEAAPAGAPLGFHNPVFDMKASEELPLPQPLSLVPKAAADSTSHSYFVNPLFAGAEAEA, from the exons ATGTGTAACAGACCCCGGTGCCCCCACCCGACCTGCCTGGTCACGTGGGTCCAGTGGGGCAAAGTCTCCTGGTCGGGCGCAAGGAGCAGAGGCGAGATGGGCGCCCTGGGCCGGGTCCTGCTGTGGCTGCAGCTCTGCG CACTGACCCATGCAGCCTCCAAACTCTGGGTCCCCAATACGGACTTCGACGTCGCAGCCAACTGGAGCCAGAACCGCACCCCATGCGCCGGCGGCGCCGTCGAGTTCCCGGCGGACAAG ATGGTGTCAGTCCTGGTGCGAGAAGGTCATGCCGTCTCAGACATG CTCCTGCCGCTGGATGGGGAACTCGTCTTGGCTTCAGGAGCCGGATTCGGCGTCTCAGACGTGGGCTCGCACCCGGACTGCGGCGCGG GCGACCCTGCGGTCTTCCGCGACTCTGACCGCTTCTCCTGGCATGACCCGCACCTGTGGCGCTCCGAGAACGAGGCACCTGGTCTCTTCTTCGTGGACGCCGAGCGCGTGCCCTGCCGCCACGACGACGTCGTCTTTCCGCCCAGTGCCTCCTTCCGCGTGGGGCTCGGCCCTGGCGCTGGCCCCGTGCGTGTCCGCAGCATCTCGGCTCTGGGCCGGGTGAGCACTGCGGGGAGGGAGGCTCGGGTCCCCTCTCCCCGCCTCGGcccgccgcccccgccccgcTGGTCTGCACACGTTGGGTCTGAGCACTCAGGTGATGTCTCTTCCTGGGGCTGGCTCCGGTGGGGACCCGGCTGCCCGCAGACGTTCACGCGCGACGAGGACCTGGCTGCTTTCCTGTCGTCCCGCGCGGGCCGCCTACGCTTCCACGGGCCGGGCGCTCTGAGCGTGGGCCCCGAGGACTGCGCTGACCCGTCGGGCTGCGTCTGCGGCAACGCGGAG GCACAACCGTGGATCTGCGCGGATCTGCTCCAGTCCCTGGGCGGCCACTGCCCCCAGGCCGCCTGCCATGGCGCCCTCCGACCCCAGGGGCAGTGCTGTGACCTCTGTG GAGCTCTTGTGTTGCTGACCCACGGTCCCGCATTTGACCTGGAGCGGTACCGGGCGAGGATACTGGACACCTTCCTGGGCCTG cctcagtaCCAGGGGCTGCAGGTGGCCGTATCCAAGGTGCCACGCTCGCCTCTGCTCCGCGAGGCCGATACGGAGATCCAGGTGGTGCTGGTGGAGACCGGGCCCGAGACGGGCGGCGCCGGGCAGCTGGCCCGGGCCCTCCTGGCGGACGTCGCCAAGCACG GCGAGGCCCTCGGCGTCCTGGAGGCGACCATGCGGGAGTCGGGCTCACATGTCTGGGACAGTTCCGCGGCTGGGCTGGCGGGAGGCGTGGCGGCTGCGCTGCTGCTGGCACTGCTGGTCCTGCTGCTGGCGCCGCCGCTGCTGCGCCGCGCGGGGAGGCTCAG GTGGAGGCGCCAGGAGGCGGCCCCGGCCGGGGCACCCCTCGGATTCCACAACCCGGTGTTCGACATGAAGGCCTCCGAGGAGCTG cccctgccccagccgCTCAGCCTGGTTCCGAAGGCTGCCGCAGACAGCACGAGCCACAGTTACTTCGTCAACCCACTGTTCGCCGGGGCTGAGGCCGAGGCCTGA